One region of Eleutherodactylus coqui strain aEleCoq1 chromosome 5, aEleCoq1.hap1, whole genome shotgun sequence genomic DNA includes:
- the LOC136627391 gene encoding interleukin-7 receptor subunit alpha-like, with the protein MHASPLALLFLLIPSCLQQSGNFSGEDDDEEPENATLLDFNCSSTILIGNVRLLCHVTKLPPRKVKNIAFRVGDESKPWTENKHVTFHVFLKEYNVCLVWGKSEHCKMFNIKDIAIPDSPTNITIWYNKQSKEYEFDIFLSYEDDDYLTDHLYHELVLRKEGTQWPNCKDETPNSGGHKVCFQNLKDSFYVPKRNLEYSTKFEARARSIPTGEHFHGSWSPWSPISTFRTEDTDVEASVYNTGGYLVAYISIPFFLLVAVILIAVFWKRIKPFIWPEIPDHKKTLEKFCNKPKQNFHTSFNPDYCESIPINKIDYIKAQEIPDDEHEIGTADSSIEKPACHINLSPAEGSRGPPTNANNSGQCKNLADNGENKLENPLNFGIVTLLPGNDVSEKCNPSTDSNGMMSAAVKHPGNGLKGLCWEDIYIAMSAFKTPSSAVKQVPKNNI; encoded by the exons ATGCACGCCTCGCCTCTTGCACTTCTCTTTCTCCTGATCCCTTCTTGTCTGCAGCAAAGTGGAAACTTCTCCGGGGAAGATG ATGATGAAGAGCCTGAAAATGCAACGCTACTAGACTTTAACTGTTCTTCCACAATTCTTATTGGCAACGTACGCCTTTTATGCCATGTGACAAAGTTACCTCCCAGGAAGGTGAAGAATATTGCTTTTAGAGTTGG AGACGAATCAAAACCTTGGACCGAAAACAAACATGTTACGTTTCATGTGTTTTTGAAAGAGTATAACGTTTGCCTGGTCTGGGGGAAATCAGAACACTGTAAAATGTTTAATATTAAGGACATAG CAATTCCTGACAGTCCAACCAATATAACCATCTGGTACAACAAACAGTCAAAGGAATACGAGTTCGATATTTTTTTGAGTTATGAAGATGACGACTATCTAACTGACCATTTGTATCATGAACTTGTTCTGCGCAAGGAAGGAACACAGTGGCCG AATTGTAAAGATGAAACCCCTAATAGTGGCGGTCACAAGGTG TGTTTTCAAAATTtaaaagacagcttttatgttccgAAGAGAAATCTAGAATATTCCACAAAGTTTGAGGCCAGGGCCAGATCAATTCCAACAGGAGAACACTTTCATGGCTCCTGGAGCCCCTGGAGCCCAATATCAACGTTCAGAACAGAAGACACCGACGTTGAGGCATCAGTGTATAATACAGGAG GGTATTTGGTCGCCTATATCAGCATCCCTTTTTTCTTGTTGGTTGCAGTTATATTAATTGCCGTATTTTggaaaag AATTAAGCCCTTCATATGGCCCGAAATCCCAGATCATAAAAAAACGCTGGAGAAATTTTGTAACAAGCCAAAACAG AACTTCCATACAAGCTTCAATCCTGATTACTGCGAGAGCATACCTATAAATAAAATAGATTATATCAAAGCACAAGAGATCCCAGATGACGAACATGAGATCGGCACCGCAGACAGCAGCATTGAGAAACCAGCCTGCCATATCAATCTGTCTCCAGCAGAGGGCAGCAGAGGACCTCCCACTAATGCTAATAACAGTGGACAATGTAAAAATCTGGCAGATAACGGAGAAAACAAATTGGAAAACCCGCTAAATTTTGGCATCGTCactctactacctggcaatgaTGTCTCTGAGAAATGCAACCCATCAACCGACAGCAATGGGATGATGTCTGCGGCCGTAAAACATCCAGGAAATGGATTAAAGGGGCTTTGCTGGGAAGATATTTACATTGCTATGTCTGCCTTCAAGACACCCAGCAGTGCTGTAAAGCAAGTCCCTAAAAATAATATCTAA